From Cytophagia bacterium CHB2:
CCTTGAATGTTGGAAGGAAAGAGATTTTTTCCGGAAACCGGAATTCCCATCTGGAAAATGGCGCGCATCAGTACCAAGTTTGAGCTTTGGCTGCCGGTGCCATTGGCGGTCGCAACGTGAATATTGAAATCGTTGACAGTAGCTTTGCCATTTTGCGGAACAGTCGGGGGCAGGTGTTGAACAGCAGTCTCCACAATACTCCTCTTGACTCAAGTTCAAATTGAAGGAATTAGGTTTTATCTGAAGCACTTGAAACGTTTTGAACCGCAACGGAGCAAAGAAAAAATCGGCGCTGAAGTCGAAGGCGGAATCGTAATCAAGTGATAGCGAGAAATATACGCCCCGTGCAGGCAAAAAATCAAATTCTTTCTTCCAGAAATGGAAAACGATGCCGCAACGCGGCGGGCGCATTTATGCCGGCGCCGGTCAACGCCGCTTGCAACTGCAAGGCATTGGCGAGCGCCTGGCCGTTGGTATAATTGTTGAAAACGGCATAGCAGGCCGAGGTTTGCCCAAGCAGGGTTTTTATGTTGGCAGCGATGGTCGCCAAGTCCGCCGCAGAATAAATATAATCATGGCGCTGATCGCGGCTTGCGTTTGCTTCCAGCCAGGTGGCTTGATTGCGCCCGTCAAAACGCAAATAGGCAAGCCGGCTGGGCGCTTTTTGATTGAATATAAACGATCGCCCAAACCGCGGCTGATCGACATGCGCAATGCTGGCGCCGCTGTTCAACAAATCCTGCTGCGCCCCGGCCTCTTGCCAGGAATGATGATGCAATTCGATCACGAACGGATAGCCCGCAAACGCATCTGCCAGCCCCAATATCCAATCTTGATTTGCGCGAGATTGGCGAAACGCCGGCGAAAAAGGCGCGATTAATGCGCCCAAACGCCTGCTCTGTACGAATGGTTCGAGGCCGGCTTTGAATTGGTGGACATCTGTTTTGAAGTTGGCCGAATGTTCACGCACGAGTTTTTGCCACAAGCGCACGGTAAAGCGAAGCCGGAGATTGTCTTTCGTCAAATCGAGCCATTGTTGTGCGGTTTTGAGATCGAGCGGTTGATAGAAACTCGAGGAGATTTCAATGAGGTTGAACGCGCGCGCCAGAAACGCAAGCACGCCGTTGAAATTTTGACTTGCGAGCAATGGCAGCAGGGCCGGGTCTTGCCAGCCAGCAATGCCGATAAAAAGATTTTGAGGAACAGCTCGAGAGGGCGGCAAATCCATGAGTCTTGAATTTTGAGTTCAGGGTTATTGCGCCACTGGCAAGCGCCAGGGCAATGGCAAAACGTGATGGTGTTCAGTAATAATATCCCGTCATGATGCACATCTCATTATCCTCGGCGGAGAATCCGAAGCGCAGCGCAAACGGTTTGTCGTCGTTCACGTAGGTGCCTTCATAGCGCAATCCATCGCCTTGAGGAATCACCAGCGGCGGATTGAAGTAAACCGTGTGTGGATTGTCCCACTCCAGGTTCTCATAAACCGTTTCGCCGATTTGATTGTTTTGGATGCGAGAAATCTTAAAGCGTTTTCCGTGCCGGTGCATGTGAGATGATAAAGCGATGACATGCGTTTCGCGTCCGGCAATCCAATTCGCGCCTTCGGTTTTGGTCGCGCCCGGCGGAATATCGATAAACAAATTGTTCTCAAAAAGAACTTTGGCCCTGTGTATCACGCTGCCGGCCGGCGCGCGGTAGAAGTTCACATAGACTTCCGCCTTCAAGCTGGATTTGCCGTTGGTATTGACAAAATGAGAATTCAAATCAAAAGTCACATTCGTGGGCAACGGAATGCCGACGCCCTCGGGAAACTCTATTGTGATCTCCGGCGTTTGCGTGCCGCCCACAAACTCGCGATTCAAAATGCCCTCAAATGACGAAGGCAGGCGCGGGTCGAAGTCGCGAATGCCTGCCGGCGGCGGTGGACCGGTTTTCCAGCGATACACAATAAAATGGTGACTGCCCTCGGGCTGTTTGATGACGATGCGATTTATCGTGTAATCCGCCGGCAAATCCACGTTAACGGTGGAATAAATTTCCCGCTCTTTTCCTGGTTCAATATAAAACGGGCCGACGCTTACTTGAAAACCCTCGTCCGGAGGCGGCGCTGCCGGCGGCACAAAAGCCGGTTCCGATTCCGGCGGCGCGGTGTAGAGATTGGGCGCGTCCGCAACATGCGCAGTCTCTGATGCGCCGGCTTTGATCCATGCGCGCATGGCGTCGATCTTGATGCTCGACAAACCCGAGGTGCCCCACGGCATGAGGCTGCCCTCGTTCGGACCTGTGCCGGTCAGTTTCTTCATCAAGAAACTTGAGTCCGGTTTGCCGGGCATGACGCGCTGCCAGCGCTTTGCTCGGGCTTGCTCATTGGCAGGATCGACGTTGACGAGATTGGCATAGCTCTCGCCCGCAACTAAAGAAAGGCCGCCCGCGCGTGTTTGCGTCGAATGGCATGAACTGCTGCTGCAACTGGCATCGAAGACTTGCGCTTGAATCATCGCGAACGTGGCGTCACTGGGCGCCTCCGGCTGGGCCGGCTGATTTTTTTTAGTGCAACTGATCAAGCCAGCGGCAAACAAATAGAGCATGGCAACAAACAAAACGCGCATGGTGTTCTCCGCATGAAAGCGATTGCAGAAGATATTTTGCATCAAAGCCGAGGGTGTGCAGCCTCGAGCAACTTCTGGTAATCTTCCTCGGTGTTGACATTGAAGAATGACCGCAGCGCGGGATCGATGCCGCGCAATTCCGCCTCCGGCACAATGCGCACGCGCGCCTGTGCGAGCCATGCCGTCATGCGAAGCGCATTCTGCTGAAGCTGCTGTTCGATAAACGGCAAGCAAGCTTTGGTGTAAACCGCGCACAACGGCTGCAGGCGATCATGCGCAAAAGGAACAACGGCGTCGAATCCTTCGAGTTTGTCGATCAGGTTGCGCACCAAAGCCGGCAGCAACAAAGGCATATCGCACGCGCATACAAAATTCACCGGCTGGTTTGATTGCCGGAGGCCGGCATATAAACCGCCAAGACTGTTTTTGCCGGGGAGAATGTCATGAACAATGCGCACAGGCAGAGAGGTGAAATCATGCTGCGGCGTTGTCACGAGCAACACCTCTTGACAAACGTCCTTCAAATTCGTGACCAGCGTTTCGATGAAAGTCATGCCTTGCCAGGGCAAAAAGGCTTTCGCGCGCCCCAGCCGGCTGCTATTTCCGCCCGCCAAAATGAGAGCGGCGCTGTTGAGAATCAAAGGCATGCTCGACGAGGGGATGATTCATTTCTGTGACTGCACCCGGACTTCTTCAAATGTCAAGAAGACATCATCGAGAATAAAGCAAACGGCATTGGCGTTTTCGCCGAGCGTTTGCAGGAACGCAAGATCCGCCGCCTCATCGCGAATATGCCAGGCAACCGTGCCGGATTTGATGACGCTGCCGGTGTCTGATGTTTCTGTGAGATATTTTTCGCCGTTCGGAAATTCCAGCACCAGAAATGCGCGCGGCTCCGGCACACGTTTGCCCTCCGCAGCCATCAACCCGGCCAAATGCTTGCGCCGTTCTTCCTCGGGCACAGAAAGCGGAAAATCAAACGGATTCACGCTCAGCGTTTGCCACGGTATCGAGATACTGCCGGCAGCAGTCGGCTCGTCCGCTCTCGGCAAGCGATAAGCGCCAACCTGG
This genomic window contains:
- a CDS encoding 2-oxoacid:acceptor oxidoreductase subunit alpha, whose translation is METAVQHLPPTVPQNGKATVNDFNIHVATANGTGSQSSNLVLMRAIFQMGIPVSGKNLFPSNIQG
- a CDS encoding DUF72 domain-containing protein codes for the protein MDLPPSRAVPQNLFIGIAGWQDPALLPLLASQNFNGVLAFLARAFNLIEISSSFYQPLDLKTAQQWLDLTKDNLRLRFTVRLWQKLVREHSANFKTDVHQFKAGLEPFVQSRRLGALIAPFSPAFRQSRANQDWILGLADAFAGYPFVIELHHHSWQEAGAQQDLLNSGASIAHVDQPRFGRSFIFNQKAPSRLAYLRFDGRNQATWLEANASRDQRHDYIYSAADLATIAANIKTLLGQTSACYAVFNNYTNGQALANALQLQAALTGAGINAPAALRHRFPFLEERI
- a CDS encoding molybdenum cofactor guanylyltransferase; the encoded protein is MPLILNSAALILAGGNSSRLGRAKAFLPWQGMTFIETLVTNLKDVCQEVLLVTTPQHDFTSLPVRIVHDILPGKNSLGGLYAGLRQSNQPVNFVCACDMPLLLPALVRNLIDKLEGFDAVVPFAHDRLQPLCAVYTKACLPFIEQQLQQNALRMTAWLAQARVRIVPEAELRGIDPALRSFFNVNTEEDYQKLLEAAHPRL